The region CGGCTATGCCCGCGCCAGTGGCAAGGTGGGTGTGGCCATGGCCACCTCCGGCCCTGGCGCCACCAATATGGTTACCGGCATTGCCACGGCGATGATGGACTCCTCGCCCCTGGTGTGCATTACCGGCCAGGTAGGCACGGCGGCCATTGGCGGCGACGCCTTTCAGGAAACGGACGTGACCGGCGTCACCCTGCCCATCACCAAACACAACTATTTGATCGGCAGCATTGAGGAGCTGGCCGAAAGCATCCGCGAAGCCTTTTTCATTGCCCGCACCGGCCGGCCCGGCCCGGTGCTGATTGATATCCCCAAGGATATTCAAAACCAAACCATTGAGTTTGAATATCCCACCGAGCCAATTGACCTGCCGGGTTACCATCCCCCGGCCAAAGCGTCCGACGAAGCGGTGGCGGCGGCGCTGGAAATGATCAACAACGCTGAGCGGCCCGTGATCTTGGCCGGTCACGGGGTGATGATGTCGGGAGCGATGAAGGAACTGCGCGAACTGGCCGAAAAAGGCTCTATCCCGGTTACCGTGACCCTGTTGGGCATTGGCTGCATGCCCGATAGTCATCCTTTTAATATTGGTATGATGGGTCACCATGGCGAAGCCGCTCCCAACCAGGCCATCCAGGAAGCCGATCTGCTCATTGCCTGCGGCATGCGTTTTGACGACCGAGTGACCGGCAATCTTAAAACCTATTCCCCCAAATCCAAAAAAATTCACATTGATATTGACGCCTCTGAGATCAACAAAAACATCCGGGTTGACCTGGGTATTCACGCCGACCTGGGCGCGGTACTCCGGCAAATCAACCCCGGGGTCACCGCCCGCAATCGCGCCGAATGGTGGGGCAAAATCAAAGACTGGCAGGAAGATTCCAATGAACGAGATATTTTGCAGGCTCAAACCCCCGTCTTGATGGCCGCCCAGGCTATCCGCGCCATCTGGGAAGGCACCGGTGGCCAGGCGGTGGTCGTCTCCGACGTGGGCCAGCACCAAATGCTTACGGCCCAATACTATGACCACGAGGAGCCTTACACCCTGCTCACATCCGGCGGTCTGGGCACAATGGGCTTCAGTTTGCCCGCGGCCATTGGGGCCAGCTTTCACGTGAAAGACAAAGAGGTATGGGTGATTGTGGGCGACGGCTCCATTCAAATGACCATTACCGAATTGGCCACCGCCGTCCAGGAAAACGCCAACATCAAAATTGCCATCATGAATAACGGCTACCTGGGCATGGTGCGCCAGTGGCAGCAACTCTTCTACGAAGCCCGTTACACCGAAACGCCCATTTTTAGCCCCGATTACGTTAAATTGGCCGAGGCTTACGGCATGCCCGGCTATCGCATTGAAAAAAAGGAAGACATTATGCCCATTATGCGTCAAGCTCAAGCCCACCACGGCCCCGTACTGATAGAGTTTGTGGTAGAGCAGCACGATATGGTGTACCCCATGGTCCCTGCCGGAGCCGATTTGCACCAGATGCTCCGCCGGCCTCATCCCAGATTTGAAAACATGGAAATATAGGGAGGAATGAATCATGAAACAAACCTTAATTGCCCAAGTGGAAGACAAACCCGGCGTGTTGAATCGGGTGGCCAGCCTGTTTCGCCGCCGCAACTTTAACATCCAGAGCCTGGCCGTTGGCCACAGCGAAACGCCCGGCGTCAGCCGCATGACCATTGTCACCGACGAGGAGGAATTGTTGCGGCGCAACGTCATTCGGACCAACCTGCTCAAACTCATCAACGTGATTGATGTGCAAGACGTTACCGAGCAGCCGTGCGTCATCCGGGAGACTGCCCTGGTTAAGATCAAGGCCGGCGCCTCCCAACGCGGCCAGGTAATGGACGTGGCCGAAATGTATCGCGCCCGCATTGTGGACGTGGCCACCGAAACCCTGATTGTGGAAGTGACCGGCGAATCCAGTAAAATTGAATCGCTCATTGGCGTGCTGGAGCCGTTTGGCATTTTGGAAATCATGCGCACCGGCCAAATTGCCATGACCCGCGGTGTGGTGCTGCCGCGCAACGGCTCCGGTTCTACCGGCAACGGCAAGCATTAACCCATGATCGTAGGTTACGTTCAAGCCGGTTCCCAAACCGGATTTGGGAGCCAGCTTGAACAATGAGCTTTTTTGCCAACCAAACCTGCACCCATTTGTTTTCAACGGGGGAATAAATCTGATGAAACTTGATTTTCAAACCAATATTTTTAAGAAAGAAAAAATTATTTTAGGCGACACCAAAGAATACATCGTTCGCGGCGGGCGCCATCTTTTTCCATTGTTACCCCAAGCTTTTGCCGGGATCAAACAAATCGGCGTCATCGGCTGGTCATCGCAGGGACCGGCCCAGGCCCAAAATCTGCGTGACTCTCTGGCCGGCACGGACATCAAAGTCGTTGTCGGTCTCAGAGAAAATTCCAGGTCTATTGCGTCGGCAGAGACCGTAGGGTTTACCCGCGCTAACGGAACCTTGGGCGAGATGTACCGGGTTATCCGCGAGTCGGATTTGGTGCTGCTGCTCATTTCCGATGCGGCCCAGGCCCAAAATTACAAACAAATTTTTGAGGCCATCCGCCCCGGCGCCACCTTGGGCCTCTCGCACGGCTTTTTATTGGGCTATCTGCAAAGCATTGGCGAATATTTTCCCGCTAACATCAACGTGATCGGCGTTTGCCCCAAAGGAATGGGGCCGTCGGTGCGGCGGCTGTATGAGCAGGGCCAAAAAATCAACGGGGCGGGGATCAACGCCAGCTTTGCAGTTGAACAAGATATTAATGGCCAAGCCACCGACTACGCCCTGGGCTGGGCCATCGGCCTGGGCGCGCCCTTTGCCTTTATGACCACTCTGGAATCGGAATACAAGTCTGACATTTTTGGCGAAAGAGGCGTTCTGCTGGGCGCAGTCCACGGTATTGTGGAAAGTTTATACCACTGGTTTGTGCGGCATGGTTACAGTCAAGAAGCTGCCTTCATCAATTCGGTGGAGGGGATCACCGGGCCTATCAGCCGGATCATCTCCAAACAGGGTCTGCTGGGAGTGTACGAAGCTTTGAGCGAAAAAGATAAGCAGACATTCCGCCTGGCTTACTCCGCCGCTTATCATCCGGCCTTTGATATTCTGCTGGAAATTTACGACGAGGTGGCCTCGGGCGACGAAATTCACAGCGTGATTGCGGCTCACAACCGGTTTACCCGTTACCCCATGGGCAAAATTGACGGCACCGAAATGTGGCAGGTGGGTGAAAAAGTCCGCGCCAAACGCCACAACGATCAAATTCCGCTGCACCCGGTAACGGCCGGGGTTTACCTGGCGGCCATGATGGCCCAAATAGATTTACTCAAAGAAATAGGCCATCCCTACTCTGAAATCGCCAATGAGTCCATCATTGAAGCGGTAGACTCGTTGAACCCGTACATGGATTACAAAGGCGTGGCCTATATGGTGGACAACTGCTCCACTACGGCCCGCCTGGGCGCTCGCAAGTGGGCGCCACGTTTTGATTATATTTTCCGCCAGCAAACGTTTACGGCCCTGGACCGGGATGTTCAGGTGGACGAGGCCTTAATTGATAATTTTATGGATAACGACATTCACCAGGTTCTGGCGGTTTGCGCGGAATGGCGACCATCGGTTGATATTTCGGTAATGGGCTAATTTGTAAAAAAACAAAAACGAAAGGGGGTGATGGCGAGTGACAGATGACCTTAGCGACTTGTGTCGCCGTGTCCTTTATCATCGGAACCCTGGTTGTCAATATTTAAATTTAAAAAATCGTAATTTCAAGCAACTGGGATGGTTGGCTGGCAAAAGGCTATGAGGGTAAGCTAAAAACTCGTGGTCAGTTGCCAGCCACTCATCCCCTTAACCTCAAAACAAAAAGGAGAAACAAATCATGAGCACCGACGGAGATGTAGCGGTAGAGGTAGACGTACCCAAAGGAGCGCCTGCCAAAAAAGAGAAACTGGTTATCTTTGACACCACCCTGCGCGACGGCGAACAATCGCCCGGCGCAACGTTGAACATTGAAGAGAAGTTGGAAATTGCCCGGCAACTTTCCCGGCTGGGCGTAGACGTGTGCGAAGCCGGTTTTCCCATCGCCTCACCGGGCGACTTTGAAGCCGTCCGCCGTATTGCCCAAGAAGTTGGCCCGCTGACCGAAGGGCGTAAAAGCGGCCGGCCAATGATTATTGCCGGGCTGGCCCGGGCCAATGAGCTGGATATTGACCGGGCCTACGAGGCGGTTAAGGTTGCGCCGCGCCACCGCATTCACACCTTTCTAGCCACCAGCGACATTCACCTGAAACACAAATTAAAAATCGATCGCGAAGGCTGCGTTGATCAGGTCATCAAGGCCGTCAGCTACGCCAAGAGCAAATGCGACGACGTGGAGTTTTCGCCGGAAGACGCCGGGCGCAGCGACCCGGAATTTTTGACCGTGGTGCTGGCCGAAGCCATCAAGGCCGGGGCCACCACGCTCAACATTCCCGATACCGTGGGTTACACCACCCCCGAAGAATTCGGCTGGCTGATAAAGTATCTCATTGAAAATACGCCGGGCGCGGAGAAAGTGATCTGGTCTACTCACTGCCACAACGACCTGGGCCTGGCCACGGCCAATACCCTGGCCGGGGTACAAAACGGCGCGCGACAGGTTGAGGTCACCATTAACGGCATTGGCGAACGCGCCGGTAACACCAGTTTGGAAGAAATTGTGATGACTGTGCATACCCGGCCGCAAAACTTTTCGGTGGAGAGCAACATTGATACCACCCAAATCATGCGTACCAGCCGCATGGTCAGCGCCTACACCGGCATCCCGGTGCAGCCCAATAAAGCCGTTGTGGGCAGCAACGCTTTTGCCCACGAGGCCGGGATTCACCAGGATGGAATGTTAAAACATCACACCACTTATGAAATCATGCGGCCGGAAACCATTGGCCTGACCGAGAGCGCGCTGGTGTTGGGCAAACACTCCGGGCGACACGCCTTCCGCCGGCACCTGGAAGCGATGGGCCACGACGACCTGAGCAAAGAGGAACTCAACCAGGCCTTTGACCGCTTTAAGCGCGTGGCCGACAAAAAGAAAGTGGTCTCCGACGCCGACATTGAGGCCATCATCACCGACGAATTTTATCAACCCAAAGAAATCTGGAAACTTAACAGCGTGGCGGTCTCCTGCGGCGATAAGGTGAAAGCTACGGCCACCGTCAGCCTGACCGACCCCAATGGCGACGAAATCACCGATGCCGCCATCGGCACCGGGCCGGTGGATGCGGTGTACAAGGCCATCAATCGCATTGTGAATGTGCCCAATACTCTCACCGAGTTCATCGTCCAGGCCGTGACCGAAGGCATTGACGCGCTGGGCGAGGTCACCATCCGCATCCAACCGGAAAACGGCGAAGATTACGAAACCAACTTGCAAACCGGCCAGCAGGTGATGCGCACCTACAGCGGCCACGGCGCCAGCACCGACATTATTGTGGCCAGCGCCCGCGCCTATATGAGCGCGCTCAACAAAATGCTAACCGAGCGCCAAGAACAGGCGGCCACCGTGCATCAAAAATCGGCTTAGGACCGAGTTTTTTTTGTGCTCAAATTGGTTTGCACCCAAACTTAGTTTGGGCACAAGAAATGTTTTTTTCCTTATTTCAATAAACGTGCTATAATTCTCCAGCCAACGGTTTTTGTTGGCCGTCATTGACTGGCATCAGACCAGCAGTGAACCAAAAATCACAAACATACCTCACCATAACGGTGCGAAGTCGCTTGGACCCAAGCCGGGCCGAGACGGCGCTCAGAGCATCACCAGAATTCATTTCCGCTATGCCCATGAGCCTCGCGGCTTCCGCTGCGAGGCTTTTTGTTTGCCTTACGGCTTGAGGGCGAATAGTCGAGAAAATGGCTTTGAGTCCAATCATTCACCTCAAAAACGTGCATTATACATATCAGCCAGACAGCGGCCAGGCGGTCAAAGCCCTGGCCGGAATTGACCTGGCCGTCCAAACCGGCGAATACCTGACCATCCTGGGTCATAACGGCTCCGGCAAATCCACGCTGGCCAAACACTTGAACGGCTTACTTCTGCCCACCGAGGGCGAGGTGTGGGTTAAAACGTGGAATACAAAAGAGCCCCGGCATCTCCGGGACATTCGCTCAACGGTGGGCATGGTGTTTCAAAATCCCGACAACCAGTTGGTGGCCACCATTGTGGAAGAGGATGTTGCCTTTGGGCCGGAAAATTTAGGGCTGGCTCACCCTGAGATTGTCAGACGGGTGGCCTGGTCGCTGGAACAGGTGAGCATGCAGGCTTTCCGCCGCCGGTCGCCGCATTTGCTGTCGAGCGGGCAGAAGCAGCGGATTTGCCTGGCCGGGATGTTGGCCATGCAGCCGGAAGTGCTGGTGCTGGACGAAGCCACCGCCATGTTGGATCCCCTGGGGCGGCGCGAAGTGTTGGAGATTGCCCACCGGCTCAACCGGGAACAGGGCGTAACCGTTATCGCCATCACCCATTTTATGGAAGAGGCGGTTGACGCAGACCGGGTAGTGGTGTTGGCCGGGGGTCGCATTGTTCTGCAAGGCCCGCCGTCTGCCGTATTTGGCCAGGCGGAACAGTTGCGCCAATGGCAAATGGACGTGCCGCCGATTACCCAACTGGCCCTGGCCCTGCGCCAACGTTTAGCCGACTTCCCCCAAGATATTTTGCAGGCGGACGCATTTGTGGCGGCAATACGGCAACGCCATCCCCGGCAAAATGGCCGACCCAAACCGGCGCAGACGCCTCAGGAGGTTTCATCCGCCGGGAATGTTTTTGACCCGCAACCGGCAGCGGCCAACCAAAATGGCGTTACGGTTCCGCCGGAGATCGAACCCGTCATCCGGGCCAAAAACCTCTCGCATTACTACATGCGCGACACGCCTCTGCAAGTGCAAGCCGTAACAGAGGTCAACCTGGAAATTTACCGGGGGGAGATATTGGGTATTATCGGCCACACGGGGTCGGGCAAATCAACCATTATTCAGCACTTTAACGCGTTGCTGCGTCCCCACGCCGGGCAGGTGGTTATTTTTGGGCAAGACGCCAACGCCAAACAATTGGATGTCAAAAATATCCGGGCCAGGGTGGGCCTGGTTTTTCAACAGCCTGAAACGCAATTATTTGAGCATTACGTAGGGGACGATATTGCCTATGGGCCGCGCAACTTGAAACTGTCCAGAGAAGAGGTGCGGGCCAGGGTAAAACGGGCGATGGAATCGGTGGGGCTTGGTTTTGCCGAATTCAAAGACCGGTTAACCTTCAGCCTGAGCGGGGGCGAAATGCGCCGGGTAGCCCTGGCCGGGGTGCTGGCCCTGGAGCCGGAAGTACTGGTGCTGGACGAACCGACCGCCGGCCTTGACCCCCAAGGGCGTCAACAATTATTGGCCTATATTTTACAGCGCCAGCGAGAACAAAATCTAACACTGGTGTTGGTGTCGCATAATATGGAGGAACTGGCCCGCGTGTGTGATCGAATTTGCGTGGTCAGCAGCGGGCAAGTGGTGCTGACCGGCCCGCCGGCCGAGGTGTTTGGCCGGCCGCAAATACTCCGCGATTTTGGCCTGGATGCGCCCGCGGTAACCGACGCCGTGGCCCGGTTACGAGACGCAGGTCTCATTGAACAAACAGACACAGCTTTAACGGTAGAACAGGCCGTAGAGATTTTGGCAAACATTTTATGAGCAACTTTGAGCTTTTACGCAACGTGACCATTGGCCAGTACATCCCCACAAATTCGGGGGTGCATCAGCTCGA is a window of Anaerolineae bacterium DNA encoding:
- a CDS encoding ketol-acid reductoisomerase — encoded protein: MKLDFQTNIFKKEKIILGDTKEYIVRGGRHLFPLLPQAFAGIKQIGVIGWSSQGPAQAQNLRDSLAGTDIKVVVGLRENSRSIASAETVGFTRANGTLGEMYRVIRESDLVLLLISDAAQAQNYKQIFEAIRPGATLGLSHGFLLGYLQSIGEYFPANINVIGVCPKGMGPSVRRLYEQGQKINGAGINASFAVEQDINGQATDYALGWAIGLGAPFAFMTTLESEYKSDIFGERGVLLGAVHGIVESLYHWFVRHGYSQEAAFINSVEGITGPISRIISKQGLLGVYEALSEKDKQTFRLAYSAAYHPAFDILLEIYDEVASGDEIHSVIAAHNRFTRYPMGKIDGTEMWQVGEKVRAKRHNDQIPLHPVTAGVYLAAMMAQIDLLKEIGHPYSEIANESIIEAVDSLNPYMDYKGVAYMVDNCSTTARLGARKWAPRFDYIFRQQTFTALDRDVQVDEALIDNFMDNDIHQVLAVCAEWRPSVDISVMG
- the ilvN gene encoding acetolactate synthase small subunit, with product MKQTLIAQVEDKPGVLNRVASLFRRRNFNIQSLAVGHSETPGVSRMTIVTDEEELLRRNVIRTNLLKLINVIDVQDVTEQPCVIRETALVKIKAGASQRGQVMDVAEMYRARIVDVATETLIVEVTGESSKIESLIGVLEPFGILEIMRTGQIAMTRGVVLPRNGSGSTGNGKH
- a CDS encoding 2-isopropylmalate synthase, with product MSTDGDVAVEVDVPKGAPAKKEKLVIFDTTLRDGEQSPGATLNIEEKLEIARQLSRLGVDVCEAGFPIASPGDFEAVRRIAQEVGPLTEGRKSGRPMIIAGLARANELDIDRAYEAVKVAPRHRIHTFLATSDIHLKHKLKIDREGCVDQVIKAVSYAKSKCDDVEFSPEDAGRSDPEFLTVVLAEAIKAGATTLNIPDTVGYTTPEEFGWLIKYLIENTPGAEKVIWSTHCHNDLGLATANTLAGVQNGARQVEVTINGIGERAGNTSLEEIVMTVHTRPQNFSVESNIDTTQIMRTSRMVSAYTGIPVQPNKAVVGSNAFAHEAGIHQDGMLKHHTTYEIMRPETIGLTESALVLGKHSGRHAFRRHLEAMGHDDLSKEELNQAFDRFKRVADKKKVVSDADIEAIITDEFYQPKEIWKLNSVAVSCGDKVKATATVSLTDPNGDEITDAAIGTGPVDAVYKAINRIVNVPNTLTEFIVQAVTEGIDALGEVTIRIQPENGEDYETNLQTGQQVMRTYSGHGASTDIIVASARAYMSALNKMLTERQEQAATVHQKSA
- the ilvB gene encoding biosynthetic-type acetolactate synthase large subunit: MGEIKTGAEIVWECLIREGVKVVFGYPGGATLPLYDALTKYQDKIKHVLTRHEQGATHAADGYARASGKVGVAMATSGPGATNMVTGIATAMMDSSPLVCITGQVGTAAIGGDAFQETDVTGVTLPITKHNYLIGSIEELAESIREAFFIARTGRPGPVLIDIPKDIQNQTIEFEYPTEPIDLPGYHPPAKASDEAVAAALEMINNAERPVILAGHGVMMSGAMKELRELAEKGSIPVTVTLLGIGCMPDSHPFNIGMMGHHGEAAPNQAIQEADLLIACGMRFDDRVTGNLKTYSPKSKKIHIDIDASEINKNIRVDLGIHADLGAVLRQINPGVTARNRAEWWGKIKDWQEDSNERDILQAQTPVLMAAQAIRAIWEGTGGQAVVVSDVGQHQMLTAQYYDHEEPYTLLTSGGLGTMGFSLPAAIGASFHVKDKEVWVIVGDGSIQMTITELATAVQENANIKIAIMNNGYLGMVRQWQQLFYEARYTETPIFSPDYVKLAEAYGMPGYRIEKKEDIMPIMRQAQAHHGPVLIEFVVEQHDMVYPMVPAGADLHQMLRRPHPRFENMEI
- a CDS encoding energy-coupling factor transporter ATPase — encoded protein: MALSPIIHLKNVHYTYQPDSGQAVKALAGIDLAVQTGEYLTILGHNGSGKSTLAKHLNGLLLPTEGEVWVKTWNTKEPRHLRDIRSTVGMVFQNPDNQLVATIVEEDVAFGPENLGLAHPEIVRRVAWSLEQVSMQAFRRRSPHLLSSGQKQRICLAGMLAMQPEVLVLDEATAMLDPLGRREVLEIAHRLNREQGVTVIAITHFMEEAVDADRVVVLAGGRIVLQGPPSAVFGQAEQLRQWQMDVPPITQLALALRQRLADFPQDILQADAFVAAIRQRHPRQNGRPKPAQTPQEVSSAGNVFDPQPAAANQNGVTVPPEIEPVIRAKNLSHYYMRDTPLQVQAVTEVNLEIYRGEILGIIGHTGSGKSTIIQHFNALLRPHAGQVVIFGQDANAKQLDVKNIRARVGLVFQQPETQLFEHYVGDDIAYGPRNLKLSREEVRARVKRAMESVGLGFAEFKDRLTFSLSGGEMRRVALAGVLALEPEVLVLDEPTAGLDPQGRQQLLAYILQRQREQNLTLVLVSHNMEELARVCDRICVVSSGQVVLTGPPAEVFGRPQILRDFGLDAPAVTDAVARLRDAGLIEQTDTALTVEQAVEILANIL